The Sorangiineae bacterium MSr11954 DNA segment CCCGGTTGAAGCTGGCTTTGCGTGATCTCCGTCACGGCTTCGGGCATCTTGAACGAGAGACACCCATCGAGCAGCAAGCACGCCAGCCCGTGCACCACGGACCACGCGAACACCACCAGGACGCGCTCGGATACGGGGACCGCGAGCCCTTCGTCGATGTAAGCCTGCACCACCTCGATCAGCCGATCGAATGCCTTGTGCCCGCACGCCTGTGCGGAGGGGAACCGCGTCATGTCGACGAAGTCGGGGCCGAACATCACGCGGAAGTGCGCGGGGTGCTGAAACGCAAAGCGAACATAGGCCTCCCCCGCACGACCCATCCTGCCCGCCGCCGGCGACTCCGGCTCGCGCACCCGATCGAGCTCCTGCTCGAGCAGGATGAACCCCTGCTGCGCGATGGCCGCCAGGATCGCCTCGCGATCGGGGAAATAGTGGTAAGGCGCTTGGTGGCTCACCCCCGCGCGCCGCGCCACCTCGCGCATGCTCAAGTTCGCGAGCCCGCCCTCGGCCATCAGCGCCACCGCCGCCTCGAGCACGCGCGCCCTCACGTCCTCTTCGGGTTCGACGCGGGCGACAGCTTGGCTCTTGGACGATTTGGGCATCGGGTTCGAAGAGTCTGACATAGCAAAAATCGAAGCCAAGCGGGGACGGGCATGAGGCCGCGCACCGCCGGCGGAGCACCGCGCGCCAACGGCGGAGCACCGCGCGCCAACGGCGGAGCACCGCGCACCGCCGGCGGAGCGCCGCGCGCCGATGGCGGAGCACCGCGCCGATGGCGGAGCAACCCGCACTCCGACGGCGGAGCACCGCGCGCCGAGGTCAATGTGAAACATTGTGAAGCCTGTGGTGCAATCTTGACAATGTCAAGGCAGGCATCTAGACACTGTCAATAGACACTGTCTGGGAGGCCTTATGCGCGCGGGAGCACGTGTTTTTTTCGGGTTGGCAGCGTCCGCGATGGCGGCCGTGGCCGCGGCGGGTTGCAAGGGAGCGCCGAAGGATGCCGCGGCGGCGGAGCCCGCGTACGAGTCGCCTTCCATCGCGGTTCGCCTGACCTCCGTGCAGCGCGGCCCCGTGGCCCGTCCCGTGCGCGGCGCGGGCGTGGTGCGGTTGAAGAGCGAGGCGGATCTCTCTTTCAAAGTGGGCGGCGTGGTCACCGCGGTGCTGGTGGAGGAAGGCGCGCGCGTGCGCAAAGGGCAGGTGCTCGCGCGGCTCGATCCCACGGAGGTCGACGCGGCCCTGCGCCAAGCCAACGAAACGTCCGCGCGCGCCGAACGCGACGTCGAGCGCGCCCGCAAGCTCCACGCGACCAACGCCATCCCCGTCTCGGATCTTCAGAACGCCGAGACGGCGGCCGCCCAGGCCAAGGCCGGCGTCGACACGGCCGCGTGGAACGCCCAGCGCGCGGTGGTGGTGGCCCCCGACGACGGCCGGATCGAGCGACGCTCGGTCGATCCGGGCGAGATCGTGATGCCCGGCACCCCCGTGTTCCACGTCAGCGGACGCTCGCGCGGCACCGTCGTGCGCGCGGGGCTCACCGATCGCGACGTCTTGCGCATCGCCACCGGGGAGGCGGCCAAGGTCGTGCTCGACCTCTTCCCCGACACGCCGCTCTCGGGCAAGGTCTCGCAGATCGCGGCCGCCGCCACCCCGGGCATCGGCACCTTCGACGTCGAGGTCTCCATCGATCAACCGCTCCCCGCGCGGCCCGAGGGCGCCCTCCCCATCGCCATCCTCTCGGGCATGACCGCCAAGATCGAGATCGCCCACGTCGAAGCCGATCTCGCGACCGTCCCCATCGCCTCCCTCACCGAGGGGCGCGGCGACGCGGCGTCGGTCTTCGTGGTGGACGGTAAGGTCGCGCGGCGCGTGCCGGTGAAGGTCGCCTTTTTGAGCCAGGACCGCGCGGCGCTCCTCACGCGGCTCGACGGGCACGATCGGGTGGTGGAGGCCGGCGCCTCGGATCTCGACGATGGTTCGGCCGTGCGCGTGCTGCCATGAGCGAGTTCGCCGTCAAACGGTGGCAGTTTACCTTGGTGGTCTTCCTGGCGCTGGCGGCGCTGGGTATTCAATCGCTCATCACCATCCCCAAGTCCGAGGATCCCACCTTCCCGGTGGCGAGCTTCGTGGTGGTCGCCGTGCTCCCCGGCGCCACGCCCACCGACGTGGAGCGGCTGGTGGTCGATCCCGTCGAGACCAAGCTCAAAGCGCTCGACGACGTCAAATCGATCAAGACCAACATCGAAGATAGCCTCGGCTACATCAACATCGAGTTCATCGCCGGCGCCGATCCCGACAAGAAGCACGACGAGGTGCTGCGCGAGGTCAACGGCCTGCGCCCCACGCTCCCCCCCGAGCTGGTGCGCCTCGACGTGAAGCAGTTCAACACCAAGAACGTGAACATCGCCGAGTACGCGCTGGTCTCCGCGCAGGCGAGCTACCACGAGCTGGACACCATCGCCCGCGCGCTCAAACGGCGGCTGGAGAACACCCCCGGGGTGGACGTGGTGGAGACCGCGGGTCTGCCCAAGCAGGAGGTGACCGTCTCGCTCGATCTGGAGCGCATGGTCGCCCTGGGCATTTCGCCGTCGGAGGTGATCGCGGCCATCGGCGCGGAGAGCACCAACGTGCCCGCGGGGAGCGTCGAGACGGGGCCCCGGCGCTTCAACGTGAAGACCAGCGGCGACTATGCGTCCGTCGACGAGGTCCGCACCACCGTGGTGCGCAGCTCCGGGGGGAGCAGCGTCCGGGTGGCCGACATCGGCGATGTGTGGCTTCGCGATGTGGAGTCGTCCCCCATCGCCCGCTTCGACGGGCAGCGCGCGGTGTTCGTGGTGGCCACGCAAAAAGAGGGGCAGAACATCTTCACCGTGAAGGCGGGCTTGGACCGCGAGGTGGCCGCCTTCGAGAAGACGTTGGGCCACGGCGTCAAGCTGGTGCACGGCTTCGACCAATCGCAGAACGTCGAGCACCGCATGAGCGGCTTCTCGCGCGACTTCGTGCTGGCCATCTTGCTGGTGCTGCTCACCCTCTTGCCGCTCGGATTGCGCGCGTCGGCGGTGGTCATGATGTCCATCCCCCTGAGCCTCGCCATCGGCGTCTTCTTCCTCAAGGCCACGGGGTTCAGCATCAACCAGCTGAGCATCGTCGGCTTCGTTCTGGCGCTGGGGCTCCTGGTCGATGACTCGGTGGTCGTCGTCGAGAACATCACGCGCCATTTGCGCGAGGGCAAGGGCCCGCGCGAGGCGGCGATTTCGGCCACCAAGCAGATCACGTTGAGCGTGCTGGGGTGCACGGCCACCTTGGTGTTCGCGTTCCTTCCGCTGCTGGCGCTGCCGGGTACGGCGGGGCAGTTCATTCGCGCGCTGCCGGTGGCGGTGGTGTTCACCATCGGCGCCTCGCTGCTCGTCTCGTTGACCATCGTGCCGTTCTTGTCGAGCCGCCTCTTGGTCCCGGAGGGCGAGCACGGGAACGTCTTCTTCCGCGGTATGACGTGGGCCATCGAGGGCACCTACCGGCGGGCGCTGGTGAAGGCCGTGCAGTACCCCAAGACGTCGCTCCTCTTGGCGGCGGCGCTCTTCGCGGGGAGCCTCCTCTTGGTGCCGCGCATCGGATTCAGCTTGTTCCCCAAGGCGGGGGTGCCCCAGTTCATGGTGCAGATCGAGACGGCCGAGGGGGCGAGCCTGGCGGAGACGGACCGCGCGGCGCGGTTCGTGGAGGAGGTGCTCGGACGCCACCCGGAGGTGAGGAGCGTGGCGACCACCATCGGGAAAGGGCACCCGCAGATTTATTACAACGTGGCCCCGCGCAACGAGAAAGCCAATGTGGCGGACGTGTTCGCCGAGGTGGGCTCGCACGGGCTGCAGGCGGAGAAGCTCTTCGGCCAGATGCGGCAGGAGCTGCAGGAGTACGCGGGCGCGCGCATCGAGTTGAAGGAGTTCGAGAACGGTCCCCCGCTCGATGCGCCCATCGCCATGCGGCTCCTCGGCAACGATCCGGAGGCGCTGGAGCGCGCGGCCACCGCGGTCGAAGAGATCTTGCGCAAGATCGACGGCACGCGCGATGTGCGGAATCCCTCGCGGGAGCGCAGGACGGATCTTCGCGTTCGCGTGGACCGGGACAAGGCGGCCGTGCTCGGGATCGCCGTGGCGGACGTGGATCGCGCGGTGCGGTTGGCGATCGGCGGGGCCACCGCCGGGAAGTACCGTGAGCAGGGCAATGAGGAGGCGTTCGACATTCGGGTGACGTTGGCTCGAACGGCGGGCGCCAGGGCGGAGCGGGCCGTTGCGCCGGATCTGGGCGTGCTCGAAAAGCTGTATGTGGCGACCACGAAGGGTGCGGCGGTGCCGCTGTCGCAGGTGGCGACCATCGCGCTGGAGCCGTCGCCGACCAAGATTCGGCATTATCAGCGTGAGCGCAGCGTGGCGGTGACCGCGTACGTGCGCGATGGGTACAACACGGACCGGCTCACCAAGCAGGCGCTCGCGCGCATCGAGGCGCTGGAGCTCCCCGCGGGGGTGCGCTGCATGGCGGCCGGTGAGCTCGAGGGGCGGCAGGAGAGCTTCGGCGGGCTCGGTACGGCGATCCTCGTGGCGGTGTTCGGGGTCCTGGCGGTGCTGGTGCTGGAGTTCCGCACGTTCAAGAGCACGTTGATCGTGGCCTCGGTGATCCCGCTGGGGATCATCGGCGGCCTGGTGGCGCTCTACCTCAGCGGCAATACCCTGTCGTTCACCGCGAACATCGGCTTCGTCGCGCTCATGGGCATCGAGGTCAAGAACTCGATCCTGCTCGTCGACTTCACCAACCAGCTGCGGGAGGAGGGCGTCCCCATCGACGATGCCATCCGCCGCGCCGGCGAAGCGCGCTTCGTGCCCATCCTACTCACCACCCTCACGGCCATCGGCGGCCTGATCCCGCTCGTCCTCGAACACTCGAGCCTCTACTCGCCGCTGGCCCTGGTGCTGCTCGGCGGCCTTTTGAGCTCGACCTTCCTCGCGCGGGTGGTAACACCTGTACTTTACAAGCTTCTCGCGCCCGAGATCGAGGTTCAGGCCGCGCGCGCCTTGGGGAACAGCGAGTCGATGATCGCGAGCGACGCAGCCAGCGCCTCCTTGCGCTGACCCATGCCGATGCCCTCCGCGCGGATCACCTCGATGTCGTGGACGCCGAGGAAGTTGAGCACCTGCTTCAAGTACCCTTCGTGCATGTGCTCGACCGGGGTCCCGGCGTAGACGCCGCCGCGGCTCACCACCACGTACGTCTTCTTGTCCGGCACCAAGCCCTCCGCGCCATGGGCGCCATAGCGGAACGTCTTGCCCGCCACCACGACGCGATCGATCCACGACTTGAGGGCGCTCGGGATGGTGAAGTTGTAGAGCGGGGCGCCGATGACCAACACATCGGCCGCCTCGAGCTCGGCGATCAGCTCGTCGCTCAGCGCGGAGGGCTCGCTCTCCTTCGTGGCGGGGGAGATGTGCGGGAGCGGGTTCGCGCCCAGATCGCGGTAGGTCACCTGAATGTCGGGAAACGCCCTGCGGTACGCGTCGACCAGGGCGTGGGTCAGCTCGCGGGAGACGGACGCCGAACCGAGGATGCTGGAGTCGAGGTGCAGAAGCTTCATGGAGTTCATGGTGTGTGCCTCTCTCAAAAAGGAAAACGGAGCTCGAGGTGGAGCTGGAGCTCGAGGGGCCGCGCTCTTCCTCGGAGCGCCCGCCGTCGATGAATCGAACCTACCCACGGGCCGACCCCCGCACTAGGCATCGAAATCAGGACAGATTGTTCTATGGGTAGAACAATCCCCGGCCCGCCCCGCGGCCCTTCGAACCATGCACGATCTCAATGACCTCTACTTGTTCGCTCAGGTGATCGAAAAAGGGGGCTTCAGCAAGGCCGCCAAGTTCCTCGGCGTCCCCAAGTCGCGCGTGTCGCGGCGGGTGGCGGAGCTCGAGACGCGCTTGGGGGTCTTGCTGCTCCAGCGCACCACGCGCCGCATCGCCCTGACCGACGTGGGGCGCAACTACTACGAGCAATGCCAAGCCATGGTCTCCGCCGCCAAGGCCGCGGAGGAGTCGGTGAACCTCTCGGGCGAGCCGCGCGGCCATCTGCGCGTCAGCGCCCCCTTGAGCGTGGCGCAGCACGATCTCGGGCCGCACTTGGGCAAGTTCGTGCGCGCCTATC contains these protein-coding regions:
- a CDS encoding WHG domain-containing protein, translated to MSDSSNPMPKSSKSQAVARVEPEEDVRARVLEAAVALMAEGGLANLSMREVARRAGVSHQAPYHYFPDREAILAAIAQQGFILLEQELDRVREPESPAAGRMGRAGEAYVRFAFQHPAHFRVMFGPDFVDMTRFPSAQACGHKAFDRLIEVVQAYIDEGLAVPVSERVLVVFAWSVVHGLACLLLDGCLSFKMPEAVTEITQSQLQPGTHTLVHDVMHLFQSVAASAQRGAGEGGAGRAVRDGSDARGRGAVRDGSGARERGDVRDGSGARERGDVRDGSGARGRGDVRDGSGARERGDVRDGTRAKREVPRAAARVTRSRRKV
- a CDS encoding efflux RND transporter periplasmic adaptor subunit encodes the protein MAAVAAAGCKGAPKDAAAAEPAYESPSIAVRLTSVQRGPVARPVRGAGVVRLKSEADLSFKVGGVVTAVLVEEGARVRKGQVLARLDPTEVDAALRQANETSARAERDVERARKLHATNAIPVSDLQNAETAAAQAKAGVDTAAWNAQRAVVVAPDDGRIERRSVDPGEIVMPGTPVFHVSGRSRGTVVRAGLTDRDVLRIATGEAAKVVLDLFPDTPLSGKVSQIAAAATPGIGTFDVEVSIDQPLPARPEGALPIAILSGMTAKIEIAHVEADLATVPIASLTEGRGDAASVFVVDGKVARRVPVKVAFLSQDRAALLTRLDGHDRVVEAGASDLDDGSAVRVLP
- a CDS encoding efflux RND transporter permease subunit → MSEFAVKRWQFTLVVFLALAALGIQSLITIPKSEDPTFPVASFVVVAVLPGATPTDVERLVVDPVETKLKALDDVKSIKTNIEDSLGYINIEFIAGADPDKKHDEVLREVNGLRPTLPPELVRLDVKQFNTKNVNIAEYALVSAQASYHELDTIARALKRRLENTPGVDVVETAGLPKQEVTVSLDLERMVALGISPSEVIAAIGAESTNVPAGSVETGPRRFNVKTSGDYASVDEVRTTVVRSSGGSSVRVADIGDVWLRDVESSPIARFDGQRAVFVVATQKEGQNIFTVKAGLDREVAAFEKTLGHGVKLVHGFDQSQNVEHRMSGFSRDFVLAILLVLLTLLPLGLRASAVVMMSIPLSLAIGVFFLKATGFSINQLSIVGFVLALGLLVDDSVVVVENITRHLREGKGPREAAISATKQITLSVLGCTATLVFAFLPLLALPGTAGQFIRALPVAVVFTIGASLLVSLTIVPFLSSRLLVPEGEHGNVFFRGMTWAIEGTYRRALVKAVQYPKTSLLLAAALFAGSLLLVPRIGFSLFPKAGVPQFMVQIETAEGASLAETDRAARFVEEVLGRHPEVRSVATTIGKGHPQIYYNVAPRNEKANVADVFAEVGSHGLQAEKLFGQMRQELQEYAGARIELKEFENGPPLDAPIAMRLLGNDPEALERAATAVEEILRKIDGTRDVRNPSRERRTDLRVRVDRDKAAVLGIAVADVDRAVRLAIGGATAGKYREQGNEEAFDIRVTLARTAGARAERAVAPDLGVLEKLYVATTKGAAVPLSQVATIALEPSPTKIRHYQRERSVAVTAYVRDGYNTDRLTKQALARIEALELPAGVRCMAAGELEGRQESFGGLGTAILVAVFGVLAVLVLEFRTFKSTLIVASVIPLGIIGGLVALYLSGNTLSFTANIGFVALMGIEVKNSILLVDFTNQLREEGVPIDDAIRRAGEARFVPILLTTLTAIGGLIPLVLEHSSLYSPLALVLLGGLLSSTFLARVVTPVLYKLLAPEIEVQAARALGNSESMIASDAASASLR
- a CDS encoding NAD(P)H-dependent oxidoreductase; this encodes MNSMKLLHLDSSILGSASVSRELTHALVDAYRRAFPDIQVTYRDLGANPLPHISPATKESEPSALSDELIAELEAADVLVIGAPLYNFTIPSALKSWIDRVVVAGKTFRYGAHGAEGLVPDKKTYVVVSRGGVYAGTPVEHMHEGYLKQVLNFLGVHDIEVIRAEGIGMGQRKEALAASLAIIDSLFPKARAA